One window of the Rhipicephalus microplus isolate Deutch F79 chromosome 2, USDA_Rmic, whole genome shotgun sequence genome contains the following:
- the LOC142796354 gene encoding uncharacterized protein LOC142796354 → MAPNSSPWQSTVQHFRRPIQQGARIHAQCCVKATGPWTSMSWTCHQLRMTMESQGGAICSHHATCCSETAAALSWTFFEVHRNESPQPWPVPSCTAAAFSCAAATRRAAEAMRVVDFSSPTAPAMNRHGVNV, encoded by the exons atggctcctaattccagtccttggcagtcaaccgtgcaacacttccgaaggccgatacaacaaggagcacgcatccatgcacaatgttgtgtaaag gcgactggaccttggacgagtatgtcgtggacatgccaccagctgaggatgacgatggagagccaagggggagccatatgctcacaccacgcaacgtgctgctcagagacggcagcagcgctgtcttggaccttttttgaagtacacaggaacg aaagccctcagccatggccagtgccttcctgcaccgctgccgccttctcctgtgccgctgccacacgccgtgctgcagaagcgatgcgggtggttgatttttcatctcccacagcacctgcgatgaatcgtcatggtgtaaatgtttaa